Proteins from a genomic interval of Pseudodesulfovibrio nedwellii:
- a CDS encoding PEP/pyruvate-binding domain-containing protein: protein MAKTQKKPAEKASASKVGAKTESLEQKLVLNGADIKKIGEEAELLVGGKNYNTAIISQVAGIRAPEFRAISSHVFHHILDETKVNAAVVRATVDKEYNKVDWTSDEVNEDSEYLQQFVRDVGKKVREQSEKQSGTPIKLRTFINNVVEGFATSPEGIDQLRMRSVLVQSAILSVEIPVKIGKEVMGAYNSICKEAGMDDVPVAVRSSAAGEDSRKKAFAGLQDTYLNIVGADECLEAYHWDCASAYNLRSMTYRREAILDAITKAEETGDVAIAELAKKEWAIEHTSLSVCIMRMINPVISGTAFSADTATGCRGTDRNDLVSIDASYGLGEAVVGGMVTPDKFYVFQRDGGREVVIRYMGCKEKKIIYKEDGSGTQVVKVPENEVYRWALSIAQAEVVAQGVRAISKAYGGMIMDSEFCIDKSDRLWFVQARPETRWNEDIEQHPNTIFMRRLEVDKKAIASAEVILEGNGASRGAGQGTVKYLRSALELNKINKGDILAAERTDPDMVPGMRVASAILADVGGDTSHAAITSRELGIPAIIGIQRLESLRSLDGQQVTVDGSRGKVYRGELPLVEVGGEINVAELPATKTKVGLILADVGQALFLSRLRDVPDFEIGLLRAEFMLGNIGVHPMALEAYDKDVLNDLVEEKIQQMDMRLTKVMKEQLASGLITMPLKLREYVGLITGLTSKMEALAEQESARSTDEVLAMHRRLREMDHKLDDHIALATERLDILKTSIDAEAHVAVVLGYHDMLETMPEIRSEAWTIRQQHEKIVAEYVERLKDEPEFCAYLDKIISLREEVALKMGLKSEMDEVATLPDRIRRLLETRGYTTGKENYIQTLSQGLALFAMAFYGSNIVYRTTDFKSNEYRNLLGGLLFEAHEDNPMIGYRGVSRNIHDWELEAFKLARGIYGSKNLSIMFPFVRTLEEARSMKRYLKQVHNLESGKDDLKVILMAEIPSNAILCKEFLKEVDGFSIGSNDMTQMVLATDRDNASLQHIYDEEDPAVVWAILSAIFAGQKVGKKVGFCGQGVSNSVILRGLVAIAGIVSASVVPDTYHQTKVEMAAIESENIKTRDLGAWLKMQHMNNLQDLLEANSYGHILKKYKSPEDFMEWYEGELDRFGEQLRDHIETPKEEFYRQEMEQFRAVFHKPVIYASWDWHNTVTDAMRHAGFESFDEQEAALEEQRKKQW from the coding sequence ATGGCCAAGACCCAGAAAAAGCCCGCCGAAAAGGCATCTGCCAGCAAAGTTGGGGCGAAAACTGAGAGTCTCGAACAGAAGTTGGTCCTGAATGGGGCTGACATCAAGAAGATCGGTGAAGAAGCCGAACTTCTCGTAGGCGGAAAGAACTACAACACCGCCATCATCAGCCAGGTTGCAGGGATCAGGGCTCCTGAATTCCGGGCGATCTCATCTCATGTCTTTCATCATATCCTCGATGAGACCAAGGTCAACGCCGCTGTTGTCCGCGCCACTGTGGACAAGGAATACAACAAGGTTGACTGGACTTCCGACGAAGTTAACGAAGACTCCGAATATTTACAGCAGTTTGTGCGTGATGTTGGCAAGAAGGTTCGTGAGCAGTCTGAAAAGCAGTCTGGAACCCCCATCAAGCTGCGCACCTTTATTAATAATGTTGTAGAAGGGTTTGCAACTTCTCCTGAAGGCATTGATCAGCTCCGCATGCGTTCGGTTCTGGTTCAGTCCGCTATTTTGTCCGTTGAAATTCCTGTCAAAATTGGCAAGGAAGTCATGGGCGCATATAATTCTATATGTAAAGAAGCCGGTATGGATGATGTTCCTGTTGCCGTGCGTTCTTCCGCTGCCGGTGAAGATAGCCGCAAGAAGGCTTTTGCCGGATTGCAGGATACCTATCTGAATATTGTTGGCGCTGATGAGTGCCTTGAAGCATACCATTGGGATTGCGCTTCCGCATACAATCTCCGTTCTATGACCTATCGCCGTGAGGCCATTCTTGATGCCATTACAAAGGCTGAGGAAACCGGTGATGTTGCCATTGCCGAACTCGCCAAGAAAGAGTGGGCTATTGAGCATACCTCTTTGTCTGTGTGCATCATGCGCATGATCAACCCGGTTATTTCGGGTACAGCGTTCAGCGCGGATACGGCCACAGGTTGCCGTGGTACTGATCGGAATGATCTAGTGTCCATTGATGCCAGTTACGGTTTAGGTGAGGCTGTTGTCGGCGGCATGGTTACTCCTGATAAATTTTATGTATTCCAGCGTGATGGTGGACGTGAAGTCGTCATTCGTTACATGGGCTGCAAAGAAAAGAAGATTATTTACAAGGAAGACGGCAGCGGGACCCAAGTGGTCAAGGTGCCTGAGAATGAAGTTTATCGATGGGCTCTTTCCATTGCGCAAGCTGAGGTGGTTGCGCAGGGTGTGCGAGCTATTTCCAAGGCGTATGGCGGCATGATCATGGACTCTGAGTTCTGCATCGACAAGTCTGATCGACTCTGGTTTGTTCAGGCTCGTCCCGAGACTCGTTGGAATGAGGACATCGAACAGCATCCTAATACAATCTTTATGCGTCGCCTTGAAGTTGATAAGAAGGCCATTGCTTCGGCCGAAGTCATTCTTGAGGGCAACGGTGCTTCCCGTGGAGCAGGACAGGGTACGGTCAAGTATCTTCGTTCCGCTCTTGAATTGAATAAAATCAACAAAGGCGACATCTTGGCCGCCGAGCGCACTGACCCGGACATGGTTCCCGGTATGCGTGTTGCATCCGCTATTCTCGCCGATGTCGGTGGTGACACGAGTCACGCAGCCATTACTTCTCGTGAATTGGGTATTCCGGCTATTATTGGTATCCAGCGTCTTGAGTCCTTGCGGTCTCTTGATGGGCAGCAGGTTACGGTCGATGGTTCCCGAGGTAAGGTTTACCGCGGAGAATTGCCACTGGTCGAAGTAGGCGGTGAAATTAATGTTGCAGAACTGCCTGCCACCAAGACGAAAGTCGGTCTGATTTTGGCTGATGTCGGTCAGGCGTTGTTCCTGTCTCGTCTTCGTGATGTGCCTGATTTTGAGATCGGGTTGCTTCGTGCCGAGTTCATGCTTGGTAACATTGGTGTTCATCCTATGGCTCTTGAAGCTTATGACAAGGATGTTCTGAATGATCTGGTGGAAGAGAAAATCCAGCAGATGGATATGCGGCTGACTAAAGTCATGAAAGAACAGCTTGCGTCTGGTTTGATTACTATGCCGCTCAAACTTCGTGAATACGTTGGTCTTATTACCGGCCTGACTTCTAAGATGGAAGCTTTGGCAGAGCAGGAAAGTGCACGCAGTACGGACGAAGTTCTGGCCATGCATCGTCGCCTACGCGAGATGGATCACAAGTTGGATGATCACATTGCTTTGGCAACAGAACGGCTTGATATCCTTAAGACGTCCATTGACGCTGAAGCTCACGTTGCTGTGGTTCTTGGGTATCATGATATGCTGGAAACCATGCCGGAGATCCGGTCTGAGGCGTGGACCATACGCCAGCAGCATGAAAAAATTGTGGCTGAATATGTTGAACGGCTGAAAGATGAACCTGAATTTTGTGCTTATCTCGACAAGATTATTAGTCTGCGAGAGGAAGTAGCCCTCAAGATGGGACTTAAGTCGGAGATGGATGAAGTGGCAACTTTGCCTGATCGCATTCGTCGTCTTCTCGAAACCCGAGGCTATACCACTGGTAAGGAAAATTACATTCAGACTTTGTCTCAGGGCTTGGCTCTTTTTGCCATGGCCTTTTACGGCAGCAATATCGTTTACCGAACCACTGATTTCAAATCTAATGAATACCGGAACCTGCTTGGTGGGTTGTTGTTTGAAGCTCATGAAGACAACCCCATGATCGGATATCGTGGTGTATCACGTAATATTCATGATTGGGAACTGGAAGCCTTCAAACTTGCACGTGGCATTTATGGCAGTAAAAATCTGTCTATCATGTTCCCGTTTGTTCGTACTTTGGAAGAAGCCCGCTCCATGAAACGGTATCTCAAGCAGGTGCATAATCTGGAATCCGGTAAGGATGATCTTAAAGTTATTCTTATGGCGGAAATTCCGAGTAACGCGATATTGTGCAAGGAATTCCTCAAGGAAGTTGACGGGTTCTCCATCGGGTCAAATGATATGACACAGATGGTGCTGGCCACTGATCGTGACAATGCGAGTTTGCAGCATATCTACGACGAGGAAGATCCTGCCGTTGTCTGGGCCATCCTGTCTGCCATTTTTGCTGGACAGAAAGTTGGCAAAAAGGTCGGTTTCTGCGGTCAGGGTGTATCTAACAGCGTCATCCTGCGCGGATTGGTTGCCATTGCCGGTATTGTTTCCGCTTCGGTGGTTCCTGATACCTATCATCAAACCAAGGTTGAAATGGCCGCTATCGAGTCTGAAAATATTAAGACTCGTGACTTGGGTGCTTGGCTTAAGATGCAGCATATGAATAATCTTCAGGATTTGCTTGAAGCGAATAGCTACGGGCACATCTTGAAGAAGTATAAGTCTCCCGAAGACTTCATGGAATGGTATGAGGGCGAACTTGACCGTTTCGGTGAGCAGCTTCGAGACCACATTGAAACCCCCAAGGAAGAATTCTATCGTCAGGAGATGGAGCAATTCCGGGCCGTGTTCCATAAGCCAGTTATCTATGCCAGTTGGGATTGGCATAATACTGTCACGGATGCTATGCGTCACGCTGGTTTTGAGTCCTTTGATGAACAAGAGGCTGCTCTTGAAGAGCAGCGTAAAAAGCAGTGGTAA
- a CDS encoding flagellar protein FlaG, producing the protein MNIPEISIDVKQELRSENATSAKAVDKPPAQDEKTEVRIDAVNGTDSSEADKQSNTHSRDELKALIAEAEKHLETNDVKLKFNILEENDTVQVEIIDSDGKTIRKIPDDDLVKLNQSLKNFGQGFLDTVS; encoded by the coding sequence ATGAATATCCCCGAAATCAGTATTGATGTGAAGCAGGAGTTACGTTCGGAGAACGCAACTTCAGCGAAGGCAGTGGATAAGCCGCCGGCACAGGATGAAAAAACTGAAGTACGTATTGATGCGGTTAATGGAACCGACAGTTCCGAAGCGGACAAGCAGTCCAACACCCACTCCAGGGATGAACTCAAAGCACTCATTGCCGAAGCTGAAAAACATCTCGAAACGAATGACGTCAAATTGAAATTCAACATCCTTGAAGAGAATGACACTGTACAAGTCGAAATCATTGATTCCGACGGCAAAACTATCCGTAAAATCCCGGACGACGATTTAGTTAAATTAAATCAGTCGCTCAAGAATTTTGGACAGGGATTCCTCGACACGGTGTCGTAA
- a CDS encoding DUF342 domain-containing protein → MPFLLKHHFDPDWDPSKLRPEEQADGSVDHHELNFVNNVSKGDVIAEWVDIEEGEDVDRRFVFDDKEFPAGRGTGLRQKFPDTLFAAVDGYVCYKEGKILVRETLTVHWDIDYHTGNVDFVGNISVEGSVRSGFTVRGVKVTIAGQVEGARIEATRNLNCHGGVKGGKIAHLEAGHDLKLAYCEYATLIAKNDILIKGALMHSNVYAGKRLAVGHRLTGGNICAYDYIYVGGQLGGGLDTDTSLVMGYKPSLLHADEEYNKRIKSLHDDIASFEKALNKGNEFRAEFKPKLESAIKELDLLKALKVKLWDGIYATERLDECKVLVPGVVKPGVEISIGSAFLKVDDFLEDVYFYYDNDEVKIGASTEKVKR, encoded by the coding sequence ATGCCGTTTTTATTGAAACACCATTTTGATCCAGATTGGGATCCCTCAAAACTTAGACCAGAAGAACAGGCTGACGGAAGCGTGGACCACCATGAATTGAACTTCGTCAACAATGTTTCGAAGGGTGATGTCATCGCCGAATGGGTTGACATAGAAGAAGGGGAGGATGTTGATCGTCGGTTTGTTTTTGATGATAAAGAGTTTCCGGCCGGGCGTGGAACCGGCCTTAGACAGAAATTCCCCGACACGTTGTTTGCAGCTGTTGATGGGTATGTCTGTTATAAAGAAGGGAAAATTCTTGTTAGAGAGACTCTGACGGTTCATTGGGACATCGATTACCATACCGGGAACGTGGATTTTGTTGGCAACATCTCTGTTGAAGGGTCCGTTCGTTCGGGGTTCACTGTGCGAGGAGTGAAGGTGACCATTGCCGGGCAGGTTGAAGGTGCTCGCATTGAGGCGACCCGTAATCTGAATTGTCATGGTGGCGTCAAAGGCGGTAAAATCGCTCATTTGGAAGCCGGACATGATTTGAAGCTCGCTTACTGTGAATACGCTACACTCATTGCAAAGAACGATATTCTTATCAAGGGAGCGCTTATGCATAGCAACGTCTATGCTGGAAAGCGTTTGGCTGTAGGTCACCGGCTTACAGGCGGAAATATCTGTGCATATGACTATATTTATGTTGGTGGGCAGCTCGGAGGCGGATTAGATACGGATACTTCTCTGGTTATGGGATATAAGCCGTCGCTATTGCATGCAGATGAAGAGTATAACAAGCGTATCAAGAGCCTTCATGATGATATAGCTTCATTTGAAAAGGCATTGAACAAAGGAAACGAATTTCGTGCCGAGTTTAAGCCCAAATTGGAGTCCGCCATCAAGGAATTGGATTTGTTGAAGGCGTTGAAGGTTAAGTTGTGGGACGGTATATACGCTACAGAGCGTCTTGATGAGTGCAAGGTTTTGGTTCCAGGGGTGGTAAAACCTGGTGTTGAGATAAGTATCGGGTCAGCATTTTTGAAAGTAGATGATTTCTTGGAAGATGTGTATTTTTATTATGATAACGATGAAGTAAAAATCGGTGCTTCCACCGAAAAAGTTAAAAGATAG
- a CDS encoding motility protein A — protein MDIATLIGLAGAFGLVVTTIFMGGNAAGFIDIPSVVVVLGGTFAVTFVMFPLGVVINAIKVGMKTLLFKSNDPLEIIRLITGLADTARKESIIALEKVAIDDPFLKKGVMLVVDGSSEGLVRSVMEIELEFMKQRHRQGQAVFKGMGTMAPAFGMIGTLIGLVNMLSNLSDPSSIGPAMAVALLTTFYGAVMANCMFLPMATKLEERSTEDVLFMQIMIEGVSSLQRGDHPSVVKEKLQAFLSPALREESA, from the coding sequence ATGGATATTGCAACTTTAATAGGCTTGGCTGGTGCGTTTGGACTTGTGGTTACAACCATTTTTATGGGTGGAAACGCAGCTGGATTCATCGATATTCCATCGGTGGTCGTTGTTCTTGGTGGGACGTTTGCCGTTACTTTTGTCATGTTTCCTCTTGGCGTTGTTATCAATGCCATTAAGGTCGGCATGAAGACGTTACTTTTCAAGTCGAATGATCCACTTGAAATTATTCGTCTTATTACGGGATTGGCAGATACGGCCCGTAAAGAGAGTATTATCGCTTTGGAGAAAGTCGCCATCGATGATCCGTTCCTCAAGAAAGGGGTTATGCTCGTCGTGGACGGTTCCAGTGAAGGGCTTGTTCGATCCGTTATGGAGATTGAATTGGAATTCATGAAACAGCGGCATAGACAGGGACAGGCTGTTTTCAAAGGTATGGGCACCATGGCTCCAGCGTTTGGCATGATCGGTACGCTGATCGGTTTGGTTAATATGCTTTCCAATCTCTCAGATCCTTCCTCCATTGGGCCTGCTATGGCCGTCGCACTTCTAACAACCTTTTATGGGGCAGTTATGGCCAACTGCATGTTCCTTCCAATGGCCACCAAGCTAGAGGAGAGATCCACCGAGGATGTTTTGTTCATGCAGATTATGATTGAAGGTGTTTCTTCCCTGCAACGCGGTGATCATCCTTCTGTGGTTAAGGAAAAACTCCAGGCCTTCCTGTCTCCCGCACTGCGTGAGGAAAGCGCGTAA
- a CDS encoding OmpA/MotB family protein, which yields MAKQVKEFVKRRPPDDPPVDEGLPPWMATFADMMTLLLCFFVLLLSFAEQSEQKYRDALGSIKGAFGAKEIRAVSEDMAQFNTSKTAKDMAADISHDERLLLGVVMRIKSLLEDDDIKLKEGMGVTADRNGVVFSANSAALFVPGSADLADGAKKILDNVVKVLKDYKLNIVVRGHTDDKPVSSRRYPSNWELSAARAAMALNYIIDEGGIGINRAKAVGYADTRPAVSNDSDENRLKNQRVEFYLHMPQRDAW from the coding sequence GTGGCTAAACAAGTAAAAGAATTCGTCAAGAGAAGGCCCCCGGATGATCCCCCGGTTGATGAGGGGTTACCTCCGTGGATGGCAACTTTTGCTGACATGATGACACTTCTTTTGTGTTTTTTCGTCTTGTTACTGTCCTTTGCTGAACAAAGCGAACAGAAGTACCGGGATGCTTTGGGCTCGATCAAGGGAGCCTTTGGTGCCAAAGAGATTCGCGCTGTTTCAGAGGATATGGCTCAATTCAATACGAGTAAAACAGCCAAGGACATGGCGGCCGATATATCGCATGATGAACGATTGCTTCTTGGTGTTGTCATGCGGATTAAGTCTCTTCTTGAAGATGACGATATCAAGTTGAAAGAAGGGATGGGGGTGACAGCGGACAGAAATGGTGTTGTGTTTAGTGCCAATTCCGCAGCCCTTTTTGTCCCTGGTTCTGCTGATTTGGCGGATGGTGCCAAGAAAATTCTCGATAATGTTGTGAAAGTTCTCAAGGATTACAAGTTGAATATTGTTGTGCGTGGACATACCGATGACAAACCGGTTTCTTCGCGGAGATATCCGTCGAATTGGGAATTATCAGCAGCCCGAGCAGCCATGGCTTTGAATTATATTATTGATGAGGGTGGTATTGGGATCAACAGGGCTAAAGCTGTTGGTTATGCGGATACCCGTCCGGCAGTTTCCAATGATTCTGATGAAAATCGACTGAAAAATCAACGAGTTGAATTTTATCTTCATATGCCACAACGGGATGCGTGGTAA
- a CDS encoding flagellar motor protein MotB, giving the protein MAKQEAMEQQGGVKADPPKPDEGIPPWMATFADMVTLLLCFFVLLLSFTNTDVTNFKTMIGSIQEALGVQFDDAGATAVPYADTSFSERKTVRENRQIVELGARIKKSIRAKDLVHMARVSSDKSGVMLRLSNQAMFNKGSAELTDEAKKGLFVVINAMEGTNFNLVIRGHTDGERVESKIYRSNWELSAARAARCLRYILEHSKIPANRMKAVGYASAKPILPSTSEENRRINRRVEFFYMPPGRSKW; this is encoded by the coding sequence ATGGCCAAACAGGAAGCAATGGAACAACAGGGTGGTGTAAAAGCTGATCCGCCCAAGCCTGATGAAGGGATTCCACCGTGGATGGCGACATTTGCCGACATGGTCACTTTGTTGCTGTGTTTTTTCGTGCTTCTTTTATCGTTTACCAATACCGATGTTACTAATTTTAAAACAATGATTGGTTCTATTCAGGAAGCCTTGGGGGTGCAGTTCGATGATGCTGGCGCCACAGCGGTTCCCTATGCTGATACGAGTTTTTCCGAACGTAAAACTGTTCGTGAAAATAGACAGATTGTCGAACTTGGTGCACGGATCAAGAAGAGTATCCGGGCAAAAGATTTGGTGCATATGGCTCGTGTCAGCAGTGATAAGTCGGGAGTTATGCTTCGTTTAAGTAATCAGGCCATGTTCAACAAAGGCTCTGCGGAACTGACAGATGAGGCCAAGAAGGGGCTCTTCGTGGTTATTAATGCCATGGAAGGGACGAATTTTAATCTTGTCATCCGAGGTCATACGGATGGAGAACGAGTAGAGTCGAAAATATACAGATCCAACTGGGAGCTGTCCGCAGCCCGAGCCGCACGATGTCTGCGGTATATTCTCGAACATTCAAAGATTCCAGCAAATCGCATGAAAGCCGTTGGTTATGCCAGCGCCAAACCCATTCTCCCGAGTACCTCTGAGGAAAACAGACGCATAAATCGCAGGGTCGAATTTTTTTACATGCCACCCGGGCGATCAAAATGGTAA
- a CDS encoding ABC transporter permease produces the protein MTFFSLRRFIAMVSKEFIQMRRDRLTFAMMIGIPLIQLVLFGYAINSDPRHLPTAVLSADNSQFSRAIITGMQTSTFFDITHHPKTRAEATRLIREGLVQFVVTIPEQFERDLLRNDRPVLLLEADATDPMATGNAAGSFPEIIRRALAKELKGPAAKLNQSLPPVDIRIHNDYNPEAESQYNIVPGLIGVILTLTLVMITSLAITRESERGTMEHLLATPVSPLEVMLGKIIPYILVGYIQITLIILAARLLFNVPMHGSVTLVFALSLIFIGANLSVGVTISTVVKNQLQAVQMSIFFFLPSLLLSGFMFPFRGMPQWAQAVGSILPLTHYLRLIRGILLKGNNFEESIHHVWPILIFWIIIVVIGLKRYRRTLD, from the coding sequence ATGACCTTCTTTTCCCTCAGACGATTCATTGCAATGGTCAGCAAAGAATTCATACAAATGCGAAGGGACAGACTTACCTTTGCCATGATGATCGGTATTCCACTCATTCAGTTGGTTCTTTTCGGATATGCCATCAACTCGGATCCGCGCCACCTGCCCACGGCAGTGCTTTCTGCGGATAATTCACAATTCTCCCGAGCCATTATAACCGGGATGCAAACAAGTACCTTCTTTGACATTACGCACCATCCAAAAACTCGTGCCGAAGCCACTAGGCTCATCCGAGAAGGACTAGTCCAATTCGTCGTTACGATACCCGAACAATTCGAGCGCGACCTGCTCCGCAATGATAGGCCTGTTCTGCTTCTTGAAGCTGATGCAACAGACCCGATGGCAACCGGCAATGCCGCAGGTTCATTCCCTGAAATTATCCGACGGGCCCTCGCCAAAGAACTCAAAGGACCAGCTGCTAAACTCAATCAGAGCCTGCCTCCGGTCGATATTCGTATCCATAATGATTACAATCCTGAAGCGGAAAGCCAGTACAACATTGTCCCAGGGCTAATCGGCGTCATTTTAACACTCACGCTCGTCATGATTACGTCACTCGCTATTACAAGAGAATCTGAACGTGGAACCATGGAGCACCTACTTGCCACCCCTGTAAGCCCGCTTGAAGTCATGCTTGGGAAAATCATTCCCTATATTCTGGTGGGATATATTCAGATAACATTAATTATTCTGGCGGCTCGCCTTTTATTTAATGTACCCATGCACGGAAGTGTTACATTAGTGTTTGCTCTCTCCCTGATCTTCATCGGAGCAAATCTTTCTGTTGGGGTCACAATCTCGACCGTCGTCAAGAACCAACTCCAAGCCGTTCAAATGTCCATATTTTTCTTTCTGCCATCCCTTTTGCTCTCAGGATTCATGTTTCCTTTCAGGGGAATGCCTCAATGGGCACAGGCTGTCGGTTCAATTCTTCCCCTAACACACTACCTTCGCCTTATCAGAGGAATCCTTCTCAAAGGTAATAACTTTGAAGAATCAATCCATCATGTTTGGCCGATCCTCATTTTCTGGATAATAATTGTTGTCATCGGCTTGAAAAGATACCGCCGGACACTCGATTAA
- a CDS encoding ABC transporter ATP-binding protein — MSSDIIIDVQGLTKSFGPKTVVNNLDMKIRKGEIYGFLGPNGSGKTTSIRMLCGLLKPNSGSGTCLGYDVINESARIKPHVGYMTQRFSLYEDLTVRENIEFTARVFGLNNPTRKAGECIERMGLGPFEKQLAGNLSGGWKQRLSLGVSTLHSPKLLLLDEPTAGVDPGARRDFWDQVHTLASQGITALISTHYMDEAERCHRLAYIAYGTLLATGTVVEMIKNAQLTTWNVSLTNGEGALHALSEQLKTLPDIDQVVAFGNTLHVSGRNAELLEKDIKPFQKHPYDWTLIDTSLEEVFIDLMQQSKGDLE; from the coding sequence ATGTCCTCTGATATAATCATCGACGTGCAGGGGTTGACTAAATCCTTTGGTCCAAAAACCGTTGTCAACAATCTGGACATGAAAATCCGCAAGGGTGAAATTTACGGTTTTCTCGGTCCAAACGGATCAGGGAAAACAACGTCTATCCGCATGCTATGTGGACTCCTCAAGCCGAATTCCGGCTCTGGAACTTGTCTTGGTTATGACGTTATCAATGAATCCGCCCGCATCAAACCACATGTTGGATACATGACGCAAAGATTCAGTTTATACGAAGACTTGACTGTCAGAGAAAACATTGAATTCACGGCTCGTGTATTTGGCTTAAACAATCCAACACGAAAAGCAGGCGAATGTATTGAAAGAATGGGACTTGGTCCCTTTGAAAAGCAACTGGCAGGAAATCTCTCTGGAGGCTGGAAACAAAGACTTTCCCTCGGTGTCAGCACACTCCATTCCCCCAAGTTGCTCCTTCTGGATGAGCCAACTGCTGGCGTGGACCCAGGTGCACGCAGAGATTTCTGGGACCAAGTGCACACCCTTGCTTCTCAAGGCATCACAGCCCTTATCAGCACACATTACATGGATGAAGCCGAACGATGCCACAGACTCGCATATATTGCGTATGGCACCCTTCTCGCGACTGGTACTGTTGTAGAAATGATCAAGAACGCACAACTGACGACATGGAACGTTAGCCTTACAAATGGCGAGGGAGCGCTTCACGCCCTTTCTGAACAACTCAAAACACTTCCCGACATTGATCAGGTTGTTGCCTTTGGAAACACACTTCATGTCAGTGGCAGAAATGCCGAACTCCTTGAAAAGGATATCAAACCATTTCAAAAACACCCTTATGACTGGACTCTGATAGATACCAGCCTTGAAGAAGTTTTCATTGACCTGATGCAGCAAAGCAAAGGGGATCTGGAATGA
- a CDS encoding HlyD family secretion protein, translated as MIKKTFFIFTGFIFLIAACSEGPTNVFQGYVEGEYVLVASPIGGTLNDLSVSRGQTIPQNAPLFALERNFEKAAVDEATHGLHRAQDNLANLEKGQRPSEIASIQAQLRQAKASAALAKIEYLRRVKLIAEKTISQEELDRSKSDYDQKIQQVKQMTADLTTARLGARSDEIRAAMAAVLQAQAMLDQAQWNFDQKIRSAPSSAFVFDTLFRVGEWISPGQPVVSLLPPENVEVRFYVPQTIVGKIQQGQKAIVTYDGAEKPIDVTISYISPEAEFTPPVIYSSQSRAKLVFMLKGKSSREDATQLHPGQPIDITIPALAQ; from the coding sequence ATGATAAAAAAGACATTTTTCATCTTTACCGGCTTTATTTTCCTCATCGCTGCTTGCTCGGAGGGACCGACCAACGTCTTTCAGGGGTATGTTGAAGGAGAATATGTTCTTGTCGCATCTCCAATTGGAGGGACTCTCAATGACCTCTCTGTCTCTCGAGGGCAAACCATCCCCCAAAACGCCCCTCTTTTTGCTCTAGAGCGAAATTTCGAGAAAGCCGCTGTAGATGAAGCCACACACGGATTGCATCGCGCACAAGACAATCTCGCCAACCTTGAAAAAGGACAGCGCCCATCAGAGATCGCATCAATCCAGGCCCAACTCAGACAGGCAAAAGCCTCGGCGGCCTTGGCAAAAATCGAATATTTGCGCCGCGTAAAACTCATCGCCGAAAAAACGATCTCTCAGGAAGAACTAGACAGATCAAAAAGTGACTATGATCAAAAAATTCAACAGGTCAAACAGATGACAGCAGACTTGACAACGGCACGACTCGGCGCACGCAGTGATGAAATAAGAGCGGCCATGGCGGCAGTGCTACAAGCCCAAGCCATGCTTGATCAGGCTCAATGGAATTTTGACCAAAAAATACGTTCAGCACCCAGTTCCGCATTCGTATTTGATACCCTTTTCAGAGTCGGCGAATGGATATCTCCCGGACAGCCGGTCGTATCCTTGTTACCACCGGAAAATGTTGAAGTTCGATTCTATGTCCCTCAAACAATCGTCGGAAAGATTCAACAAGGCCAAAAAGCAATCGTAACATATGACGGAGCCGAAAAGCCAATTGATGTAACAATTTCATACATTTCGCCTGAGGCCGAATTCACTCCACCCGTAATCTATTCCAGTCAAAGTCGAGCAAAACTCGTCTTTATGCTCAAGGGTAAATCGTCACGAGAAGACGCCACTCAACTCCACCCAGGGCAGCCAATCGATATCACCATCCCCGCACTTGCTCAATAA